The Leptolyngbyaceae cyanobacterium genome includes a region encoding these proteins:
- a CDS encoding DEAD/DEAH box helicase: MLTTIPTTKLREYQIEWIQDIFDAWSRGSKYVLAQLPCGAGKTICFAYICREFFKKSQNVLVIAHRIELITQAASKLEKAVGSPVGIIKAGMKADPSCQIQVASIQTLIRRKELPTNVGLVVFDEAHHVTASSYRQLIEHYQESLILGVTATPKRIDGQGFENLFDRLIIGVSTEKLIAAGYLSKFRLFATDKTISTYGVAKNDRDFNSRDLALAVTTQVGVDEIVQNYLKYAANKRTIIYAASVQHSKDIAKAFRASHIQAEHLDGDTPIKNRFEILKRFESGETQIITNYEILTEGYDCENVECIYCLRPTESLTLWLQMVGRGLRISENKSTAIIIDVTDNWHKHGLPDDNFQWTLQATPPPTTHIGLKKCEFCTHIFRPLTEELKVIEAEIDKDGYVIRHYRATCPGCGSDVPFSTKEREGRNHQRVRVRLTVGRKTELVEVNLNSTPSIIKQVYHFVKTQPSISTPEKIYKAIFRQFIQIIDDFSLGDWRRIVKLVEPTHTIPTKIAWELYLEGKLKHQNRLAALEAMSKRKSLEKQKFTSQPPQPSQPPQRIVAVQPKAKALPAVGNPDIRKKYALQWKLFLSRCHGSTAEFLSENAGLFSVEDSDSYCNISIELRNVPELKAHRLHLKEAELLAALSDVFGKRASIMFRLQI; this comes from the coding sequence ATGCTCACTACCATACCTACAACCAAACTCCGAGAATATCAAATTGAATGGATTCAAGATATATTCGATGCTTGGTCGCGAGGTTCTAAATACGTTTTAGCGCAATTACCTTGTGGCGCGGGCAAAACAATTTGTTTTGCTTATATCTGTCGAGAATTTTTCAAAAAATCTCAAAACGTGCTAGTAATTGCCCATAGAATCGAATTGATTACCCAAGCCGCTTCTAAATTAGAAAAAGCAGTCGGCTCTCCCGTAGGTATCATTAAAGCTGGTATGAAAGCCGACCCCAGTTGCCAAATTCAAGTTGCCTCGATCCAAACTTTAATTAGACGCAAAGAATTACCAACCAACGTCGGACTGGTGGTTTTTGACGAAGCGCACCACGTTACCGCCTCATCATATCGTCAGTTAATCGAACATTACCAAGAATCGCTGATTTTAGGAGTCACTGCCACCCCCAAACGCATTGACGGACAGGGATTTGAAAACTTATTCGATCGACTAATTATAGGAGTTTCTACCGAAAAATTAATCGCCGCAGGTTATCTAAGTAAATTTCGTTTGTTTGCTACAGATAAAACGATTTCTACCTACGGAGTAGCCAAAAACGACCGCGATTTTAATTCTAGAGATTTAGCCTTAGCTGTAACTACCCAGGTAGGAGTTGATGAAATCGTTCAAAACTATCTCAAATATGCTGCTAATAAACGTACTATAATTTATGCCGCATCCGTTCAACACAGCAAAGATATTGCCAAAGCATTTAGAGCATCCCACATTCAAGCCGAACATTTAGACGGTGACACCCCCATCAAAAACCGTTTTGAGATTTTAAAACGCTTTGAAAGCGGTGAAACCCAAATCATCACTAATTATGAAATATTAACCGAAGGTTACGACTGTGAAAACGTCGAATGTATCTATTGCCTAAGACCGACGGAAAGTTTAACTCTTTGGTTGCAAATGGTGGGACGGGGATTGAGAATTAGCGAAAATAAATCAACCGCGATTATTATCGACGTAACTGACAACTGGCACAAACACGGTTTACCTGATGATAACTTTCAATGGACTCTGCAAGCTACGCCACCCCCAACCACTCATATCGGTTTAAAAAAGTGCGAATTCTGCACTCATATATTTAGACCGCTGACTGAGGAATTAAAAGTTATAGAGGCCGAAATAGATAAAGATGGATATGTCATCAGACATTATCGAGCTACTTGTCCGGGCTGCGGTAGCGATGTCCCTTTTTCTACTAAAGAACGAGAAGGAAGAAATCATCAGCGAGTCAGAGTTCGGCTTACTGTAGGTAGGAAAACCGAGTTAGTAGAAGTCAACTTAAATTCTACGCCATCTATTATTAAACAGGTTTATCATTTTGTGAAGACTCAACCTTCCATCAGTACGCCCGAAAAAATTTATAAAGCTATTTTCCGGCAGTTTATCCAAATTATCGATGATTTTAGTTTGGGCGATTGGCGGAGAATAGTAAAATTGGTGGAACCGACTCATACTATTCCTACTAAGATTGCTTGGGAATTGTATTTGGAAGGTAAACTCAAGCACCAAAACCGTTTGGCGGCTTTAGAAGCTATGTCCAAGCGAAAATCTTTAGAAAAACAGAAGTTTACTTCTCAGCCGCCACAGCCGTCACAGCCCCCGCAAAGAATAGTTGCCGTCCAACCGAAAGCGAAAGCATTACCTGCTGTAGGCAACCCCGATATTCGCAAGAAATATGCCCTTCAATGGAAACTATTTCTTTCCCGCTGTCACGGTTCTACAGCAGAATTTTTGAGCGAGAATGCTGGCTTATTTTCTGTTGAGGATAGCGATAGCTATTGCAATATCTCTATAGAACTGCGGAACGTTCCCGAACTTAAAGCTCATCGCCTTCACCTGAAGGAAGCTGAACTTTTGGCTGCACTTAGCGATGTGTTTGGCAAAAGGGCTTCTATCATGTTTCGCTTGCAGATTTAG